A single window of Bombus affinis isolate iyBomAffi1 chromosome 15, iyBomAffi1.2, whole genome shotgun sequence DNA harbors:
- the LOC126924704 gene encoding polyglutamine-binding protein 1, which yields MPLPAALAARLAKRGLITGSEKHESSKKESRKKIHEEVIAEDYDSTKDDINQIDISQKFMGYSGCPNKYNIYHECTKKCKELWGLGHVQPSDKYLKKQIRLIQKYPLPETWKAVYDPGSGQHYYWDWSSDLVSWLPPGHPKCQISQPASQLREELHLKAADQDDNMSSDDSGSEQESMEVDEPDIKKDKKLETRSRHKPGDSKRNQRLEKSENKEKKDRTLDPMDPASYSDIPRGKWSDGLARHNEAKTGADTTASGPLYQMRPYPSPGAVLRSNRANKTDSESSNKPKVSCPEKPE from the exons ATGCCACTTCCAGCTGCATTAGCTGCCCGGCTTGCTAAAAGAGGGCTTATTACTGGATCAGAAAAACACG aatCTTCAAAAAAAGAATCAAGAAAAAAAATCCATGAGGAAGTAATAGCTGAAGATTATGATAGTACAAAAGATGATATTAATCAAATTGACATATCACAAAAATTTATG GGATATAGTGGTTGTCCCaataagtataatatatatcatGAATGTACAAAGAAGTGCAAAGAGTTATGGGGTCTTGGACATGTACAACCTTCTGACAAATACTTGAAAAAGCAAATAAGATTAATACAGAAGTACCCCTTACCAGAAACCTGGAAAGCTGTTTATGACCCTGGATC TGGTCAACATTATTATTGGGACTGGTCATCTGATTTGGTATCTTGGCTACCACCGGGCCATCCAAAATGTCAAATATCTCAACCAGCTTCTCAGTTAAGAGAAGAATTACATCTAAAAGCAGCAGATCAAGATGACAATATGTCTAGTGATGACAGTGGTAGTGAACAAGAGTCAATGGAA GTGGATGAACCAGAcataaagaaagataaaaaattagAGACTAGATCAAGACACAAACCTGGAGATAGTAAAAGAAATCAAAGATTAGAAAAATCTgagaacaaagaaaagaaagacaGAACTTTGGATCCTATGGATCCAGCATCTTACAGTGATATTCCAcg GGGAAAATGGTCTGATGGTTTAGCACGACACAATGAAGCTAAAACAGGAGCAGACACGACTGCTTCAGGACCACTTTATCAAATGAGGCCATATCCTAGTCCAGGTGCGGTTTTGCGATCAAATAGAGCTAACAAAACAGATTCAGAATCGTCTAACAAACCTAAAGTATCGTGTCCCGAAAAAccagaataa